The genomic window GAAAGTAGGTGTAGATGTTGGGGCGCGAGGTGCCGATGCTTTCCGCGATCATGCCCATGGAGACGCCCTCGAACCTGTGACGAAGAAAGAGGCCGGCAGCGGCAGAAAGAATCTCGGCGCGGCGCTGGTCCGCCGGAAGACGTGTTTTGGTCATGGGCACAGAGTGTAACGGGCGCAGGAACCGATGCGGTCAGGTGACAAGGTTGTTTGAACTCGGCCCAAGAAAAAACGCTGACCGTTGGGCGCCGCCGGGGCGAGGGTCAGCCTCCTATAGTGCGGCATGTCAACTTCAGGCGGCCTCATCATCGACTGGACCCAGATGCACACCTACAACACCGTCATGGCCGTCGCGGCGGGCGCGGGACTGCTCTCGGTCGTCGCGCTCGCTCGGCAAACGGTGCGGGGCGAGCCGTTCGTGCCTGAAGCGTGGGCGGTGAATTTCGGCATTCTGGGGACGTTGATGACCCTCACCGGCGCCCATATGACGCTCACGTGGCCGCTGGCGAAGTATTTCCCCTTCGACAACATCATTTTCGGGGAACCGTCCCTGGCCTTCGGCGTCTTGCTGCTGGGCACCGCCGCGTACCTGTGGCGGCGGGCCGAGCACCTGCGCTCCTCCCCCGACCTGCTCGCCGAGATGGTGGCGTTTCTCAGGCCGCTGCAATTTCTGCTCGTCGGGCTGGGGCTGTCACTGCTCGGGATTGCGGCGGCGGGGGTGGCCTTCCGGCTGTTCGCCGCGCCGCCCGAGGAACCGATTTCGGGGCGCTTTGCCACTATGCCCTGGCTGGAAGCGAGCGCCATTTCGGGCCTCTACGCCCTGGTGGGGCTCACGGCGCTGCTGATTCCGCTGGCCCTGCGCCAAGACCCTCACCGCCTGGCCCAGTCGGGGCTGGTGCGCGCAGCAGGCTGGAGGGTGGGGCTGTCCGGGCTGGTTTGGCTGCTGTTCGGGGCGCTCAACTATTTCACCCACATCGGGCTAATCTTGAACCTCACACGACTAAAGTCGCGTGATTCTCACTTCGCAGACCATTGCCCGCCGAAGCAGGTCTGACATAGCCTCCATGAGCGTTTAAGGTGTCTGAGATTCCCGCAGCCACCAACGCTTCACGCCGAATGTTCAGCGCAGCGTTCTCGTCTCGGTCATGGGTTTCCCCACAGTTCGGGCAAGTCCATGTACGGACGGCAAGATTCTTCACTTCGGGATTCTTGAATCCGCAGTCATG from Deinococcus radiodurans R1 = ATCC 13939 = DSM 20539 includes these protein-coding regions:
- a CDS encoding DUF981 domain-containing protein codes for the protein MSTSGGLIIDWTQMHTYNTVMAVAAGAGLLSVVALARQTVRGEPFVPEAWAVNFGILGTLMTLTGAHMTLTWPLAKYFPFDNIIFGEPSLAFGVLLLGTAAYLWRRAEHLRSSPDLLAEMVAFLRPLQFLLVGLGLSLLGIAAAGVAFRLFAAPPEEPISGRFATMPWLEASAISGLYALVGLTALLIPLALRQDPHRLAQSGLVRAAGWRVGLSGLVWLLFGALNYFTHIGLILNLTRLKSRDSHFADHCPPKQV